The sequence gtATTATCACCTCATATCTGTTAAAATAGCTATTATCATAAAGGCCACAAATAActaatgttggtgaggatgtagagaaaagggaaccctcgtacactgttggtaggaatgtaaattggtacagcccctatggaaaacagtatagaggttcttcacaaaactaaaaataaaacttccaGATGACCCAGCAACtacactcctgggaatatatctgaaaaaaatgaaaccactAATTTCAAAGATATAAGAACCCCAACTTTCACAGCACTACattagccaagatatggaagaaacctaagtgcccataaacagatgaatggataaggaaggtgtGGTGCAtacatgtacaatggaatattactcagtcataaaaatgaatgaaattttgccagtcacaacaacatggatggacatagtaTTATGCTTAGTTAAATAAATCATAGGAAAACAAacactgtatgttatcacttatatgtggaatctaaattttaaaagcaaactcacaaatataacaaaacaaaaagagcctcacagatgtagagaacaaactagtggctacctgtggggagagggaagattCAGGGAAGGGCCAAGAGAGGGGTAAAGGATGaaaagatacaaactattatgtataaaataaataagcaacattgatatattgtacaacacagggaaatatagtcattattttgcaataattttgctgttatttagtcacgaagtcacgtccaactctttgcgaccccaaggacagcagcataccaggactccctgtccttcactatctccaagagtttgcccaaacccatgtttattgagttggtaatgctatccaaccatctcatcctctgtcgtccccttctactcctgccctcaatctttaccggCATCAgcgtcctttccaatgagttggctctttgcatcaggcagctgaagtattggaggttcagcttcagcatcagtccttctaaagaataactttaaatggagtataatgtataatatactgAATCACTacgttatacacctgaaactaatataatgttgtaaatcaactacttcAATTGTCTAAAAAACTGGGATTTAATTACATGTATCACGGAATCATGTGAAATTTGACGATTCCTAGAGAAAAGCATTGTTTGGTAAGGATAACCCTAACTTCCTGATATTCAAATGGACTTCACTTtcggaattattttattttggcttgaTTCCCAGAATTCTTCTTATTTACACCCAGACcttggagttctttttttttttttttttaaattgagcatGCAGCTCACAAACCTCAGAATGTACTAAAGTTTCACCAATAATGATGACCCTATTACAGTTCCAGATACTAAAATGGTAAATAAAACCTTCCTCCTGCTTCAACTTCAGACTTTTAAACCACTCCCTCCTACTAATTTTCAATTTTCAAGAATCCTGTGGTCTTGGAGATCTAATATACAGTATAGTGATTAGAGACAACCAAACTGtattataaacattaaatttGCTAGAAAATAGAACTTAATTGTTTTCACCACATAAAAAATTGGTAATTTTGTTAGCTAACACTACCATGGCaatcatattgcaatataaaTGTATCAGTATGGCACACCTTAAACTTCTAGAATGCTTTTCGttgattatatctcaattaaaaaaaaagaaaagaactccaAGGTCTGGGTGTAAATAAGCAGAATTCTGGGAAtcaagccaaaataaaataattccgaAAGTGAAGTCCATTTGACTATCAGGAAGTTAGGGTGAACTGGAATTTACCGAACAATGCTTTTCTCTAGGAAACTTCAAATTTCACATGATTCTGTGATACAGATGAGGCAGGCACCTGCTTGCTGCTATTTTCCTCCCCTTAACCTCACAATGTGCAGTGTGTATTTGACTTGACCCTCATTCCCCTCTCAGGGACTGACCAGTGAGCATCAGGCAATAAAGCACCATGAGGCACCATCACTTAGTCAAAGTTGTGGGGGGACTGATGCGTCTCCAAATAGTCCAGCTGCAGGGGGCAGAACCCCCAGGGCACGGTGACCCTCACTGACTCACAGAAGCCATACTGGGGGGTGATGGGGGAAGACTTGCTGGGAAACATTCACAGCCCAAGTTCCCAGCAGCACCAATCTCTCCCAACCCCTTCCAACCCTTTCATACAGAGGAACATCACGAGTTTCCCCCGGGTTAAATTTAATGCTTGTCACATATTTGTCCAGgcctttattgtttatttttcctttctcttaataGTTCCCTCAGTTATATTTCTACTTTGACAGGTCCACATTCTGGACCGACTATCACCTCAAACACATCTTTGGCATTAACAGAAGTCTTTTAACCAGTGAGATGAATACAAAGCCAACATGTAAGACTGGTCCCCAAATTAGGTCTGTCACAGGTACAAAGAGTTGATCCAGGAGTTCATACAGATTTTCCAgttatttcaagttatttttctcAGTTCATCTTTCTTCCCAACCACCGCCATCTCCCTTCAAATTTGGACTCTCAGCTTCCTTTCTCTCTGGCCTTAAAAGTCACCCACGCCAGTCTCAGTCTAGGGTTGAACTTGTTCCCCTCACATTCTCTGCACAGCTAGAACCTCTGTGTCCtcaccatggaattttcctgtgCTAGGCCCTTCTTATAGGAGCAGGGTCAGCTCCTAACATCCTTCCTAACTCCTTGGTTTCATCACATCGACTTCCCCCAGGCTCACTGGTACTGAGGTCTCATCTCTGCACCCACTCTCTTCCCAAATGACATCATTCTGTGGCTTCCACTGTCCCCAAATCCTCCCTTGGGGCCCCATTCTCCAGCCAAATGTCTGACACACAAAAAATGTCtctcaaaaagaataaagaaagtcactcagtcatgtccgactctttgcaaccccatggactatacagtccacagaattctgcaggccagattactggagtgggtagccgttcccttctccaggggatcttcccagtccagggatcaaagccaggtctcccacactgcagatggattctttaccagctgagctatgaggaaagccctgTTACTGTTACTCTCAGTTACTGCTACTTTCAAAAGTAACAGTACAAGTCCAAGCAGGGTTGCTCACTACAAGTTCTTGAAGACTGCCCCATGTGCTAATACTGACGAAATGCTACAGGGGAGCGTCAGCCCCCGGGTCTGGACGCACAGTCACCGCCAGTCACTGCGTGTGACGCTTCTCTGCTGCTACCCACTACCTGCTCAGAGTTGCAAGTCAGAGCACTTTCTATCCCTCCCTCAGTATCACTGAGAAGCAGCAATAACCTAGTTCCTTATCTGAGGCAGCCAGCAGGATGGCCACAGGGAAATCAAAGGCGGGGtgcggggtgagggtggggagagcagcagcaggagcaaacAACTTCCCGGTTTCTCTTTGCAGCTTGAGAAACTCTCTAGGGGTTAGTGGGAGCTTTCAAGTTGCTTTATTTTGCTTAGCCCCCGAGATCTGTGACTGGTAGGACACAGCCACCAGGGGGATAAACAGTGGTTTCTCTTGCCCCAAAGGGTCAGGGGCCGGCTATTCAGAAGGAAGATAGTCTTTCATCTGGCCAGACGGCTCCCACAGCAACTCGGATGGTAGGTCAGGAGGCCgttccctcccctcccaggaaCTCAGTCAGTGGTAAGTCATCGACGTATTTAACCAGTTGTGTCCATTTGATACTTAGGGTGGTTTCACttttgcaaacatttatttatatccttCGAGAGAAGAACTCAGACTTCTCTGCCTATCACAGGAAGCTGTTTACAGAGGGTGAGCAAACTTTTTAAACACATAGGGACCGTGACTGACACCAATTTTGTGAAACTGAACCCTGGTACTTAGTTCTCTTTAATTGTGTTTTTTCTTATATAGCTTCAAGTAGGCAAGTCTTGTTTCTACCAAGAGAATGAAGTTGTATGAAGAAGGGTAATATTTACTTTTGTCTCCCTGTGGTAGCTGGCATACTACTAAACACCCTAAGTGCTTAATGAAGGGATGAGTTATAGCAGCTGTGCTCAGGATGCAGGGGCATgttaaagaaatgtttattttaaatcttcTGAGTTGTAGACCTGCTCTGGCTAAAATAAACACCAGAAAAGGACGAGTGTGGCTTCAGGGGCTCTAGTCCTGTGTGCTGTTTCATCCAGGACCACACAGCTGCATGAAGGGAAAATAACCTTTCATTTCTCCCCAGGGCAGCCTGAAGATGGCTAATTACACGTCAGCACCAGAGGATGACTATGATGTCCTCATAGAGGATGATCCGAGTAACAACGAAATAGAACTATGCACCCCATACGACCCCAAGATTCTCTCAGCCCAGCTGGTGCCTTACCTCTACACTACAGTGTTCGTGGCTGGCCTCCTGGACAATATCTTGGTTGTGTTTATCCTGGTAAAATATAAACGATTCAAGCAAGCAGAAAATACCTGTTTCTTCAACTTGGCATTTTCTAACTTGTGTTTCTTGCTCACTCTGCCATTCTGGGCTTACGCGGCCTCTCGTGGGGAGGGCTTTGATGACCCCCTGTGTAAAATTCTCCTGCTGCTCTACTCCATAGGCCTGTACAGTGAGGCCTTTTTCAATGTCCTTCTGACTGTGCAAAGATACCAGGAGTTTTTCCGTGGGAGAAGGCGTTTCTCGGACTGCAGGCCTATGGCTAGCAGAATCTTCATAAGTGCTCTACTGTGGGTCACAGCCATTCTGGTCACTTTGCCTGAACTTGTTTTTTACAAACCTCAGATGGA is a genomic window of Cervus canadensis isolate Bull #8, Minnesota chromosome 22, ASM1932006v1, whole genome shotgun sequence containing:
- the CCRL2 gene encoding C-C chemokine receptor-like 2 gives rise to the protein MANYTSAPEDDYDVLIEDDPSNNEIELCTPYDPKILSAQLVPYLYTTVFVAGLLDNILVVFILVKYKRFKQAENTCFFNLAFSNLCFLLTLPFWAYAASRGEGFDDPLCKILLLLYSIGLYSEAFFNVLLTVQRYQEFFRGRRRFSDCRPMASRIFISALLWVTAILVTLPELVFYKPQMESQKYKCFFIGLHFLPADETSWKHFLTLKMNILGFLLPLFALVYCCMRMGRTCQFRQRNYDLCKLVSTITAVFLLMWGPYNIALFLSAFNEQLSLHGCGNSYNLNKTIQITRIIAATHCCINPLLYVFLDKAFRKHLGHLCHLCSDTALQPTEDPAQGASGEEYRLAT